From a single Brettanomyces bruxellensis chromosome 5, complete sequence genomic region:
- the LEU1 gene encoding 3-isopropylmalate dehydratase (BUSCO:EOG09260SL3), with amino-acid sequence MSSEAAKKQPRTLYDKVFDAHVVHKDPSGSYLLYIDRHLVHEVTSPQAFEGLRNAGRTVRRPDCTLATVDHNIPTDSRKNFKSISTFIKQGDSRLQVETLEQNVKRYNIPFFGMTDTRQGIVHIVGPEQGFTLPGTTVVCGDSHTSTHGAFGALAFGIGTSEVEHVLATQTIIQARSKNMRIRIEGDLEPGITSKDLVLHVIHVIGTAGGTGCVIEFAGKAIRNLSMEARMSICNMSIEAGARAGMIQPDERTFEYVKGRPLAPRGAEWEKALAYWKTLYSDEGAKFDREVVIQAKDIIPTVTWGNSPQDALPITGKVPDPATIEDPSAKSSCIAALEYMGLKPNTPLKDIYVDKIFIGSCTNSRIEDLREAARVARGHHIAKNIKRALVVPGSGAIKKEAEEEGLDKIFKDAGFEWREAGCSMCLGMNPDILDPYERCASTSNRNFRGRQGALSRTHLMSPAMAAATAILGHFSDIRDFDYIDSVDKPKLPLSSAEELERLQIEKRELDEDLAEPAAPHDGVDDSAKVTEEISSEQSKDGKSSGMEKFVTLTSVAAPLTKENIDTDAIIPKQFLKTIKRTGLRKGLFYESRFAKDANGKMVPTDFVLNVDPYTHAKILVVTGKNFGCGSSREHAPWALKDFGIRSIIAPSFGDIFYNNSFKNGLLPIRLPQEVIEKKLYPLAVAKKELTVDLPNQQIKGPDGSVLVDNFDVEDFRKHCLLNGLDDIGITLQKVKFIDDYEKIRKSKFSFLEGGSKRLISPVGEVNKSIHGAKESEW; translated from the coding sequence ATGTCTTCCGAAGCTGCTAAAAAACAACCTAGAACATTATACGATAAGGTTTTCGATGCGCACGTTGTGCACAAGGACCCATCAGGATCATATCTTCTATACATTGACCGTCACTTGGTTCATGAGGTTACTTCACCTCAGGCATTTGAAGGTTTAAGAAATGCAGGCCGTACTGTGAGAAGACCAGACTGCACCTTGGCAACTGTTGACCACAATATTCCTACTGACTCAAGAAAGAATTTCAAGAGCATCTCCACGTTCATCAAGCAGGGAGACTCTAGATTGCAGGTGGAAACTTTGGAGCAGAATGTCAAAAGGTACAACATTCCATTCTTTGGAATGACCGATACCAGACAGGGTATTGTTCATATTGTTGGTCCTGAGCAAGGATTCACTCTTCCAGGTACCACTGTTGTTTGTGGTGACTCTCACACTTCCACACATGGTGCCTTTGGTGCATTGGCATTTGGTATTGGTACCTCAGAGGTCGAGCATGTTTTGGCCACACAAACCATTATTCAGGCTAGATCAAAGAACATGAGAATTCGGATTGAAGGTGATCTCGAGCCAGGTATCACCTCTAAGGATCTTGTTTTGCACGTCATCCACGTGATTGGTACCGCCGGTGGTACGGGTTGCGTTATTGAATTTGCTGGTAAGGCCATCAGAAACCTTTCGATGGAGGCTAGAATGTCTATTTGTAACATGTCTATAGAGGCCGGTGCAAGAGCTGGTATGATTCAGCCTGATGAAAGAACCTTCGAATACGTTAAGGGAAGACCATTGGCTCCAAGAGGTGCTGAATGGGAGAAGGCTCTTGCATACTGGAAAACGCTTTATTCCGACGAGGGAGCCAAGTTTGATCGTGAGGTTGTGATTCAGGCCAAGGATATCATTCCAACTGTCACCTGGGGTAACTCTCCACAGGATGCATTGCCTATCACAGGAAAGGTTCCAGATCCAGCTACGATCGAAGATCCTTCCGCAAAGAGTAGTTGCATTGCCGCTTTGGAATACATGGGCTTGAAGCCAAACACTCCTTTGAAGGACATCTACGTGGATAAGATTTTCATTGGTTCGTGCACAAACTCCCGTATTGAGGATCTTCGTGAAGCAGCAAGGGTGGCTCGTGGACACCATATTGCTAAGAACATTAAAAGAGCATTGGTTGTTCCAGGTTCCGGTGCAATTAAGAAGGAGGCTGAGGAAGAAGGACTCgacaaaattttcaaggatGCTGGATTTGAATGGAGAGAGGCCGGATGTTCTATGTGCTTAGGTATGAATCCGGATATCTTGGACCCATACGAGAGATGCGCATCCACCTCAAACAGGAACTTCCGTGGAAGACAAGGTGCTCTTTCAAGAACGCACTTGATGTCACCGGCTATGGCTGCTGCAACTGCAATCTTGGGTCATTTCTCTGACATTAGAGACTTTGACTATATTGACAGCGTCGATAAGCCAAAACTTCCTCTTAGTAGCGCTGAGGAATTGGAGAGGCttcaaattgaaaagcGTGAGCTTGATGAGGACTTGGCAGAGCCAGCTGCTCCTCACGATGGAGTGGATGATAGCGCAAAGGTTACGGAAGAAATTTCTTCAGAACAGTCAAAGGATGGAAAGTCATCTGGAATGGAGAAGTTTGTTACATTAACGTCTGTGGCTGCTCCATTGACAAAGGAGAACATCGATACTGATGCTATCATTCCAAAGCAGTTCTTGAAGACTATTAAGAGAACCGGTCTACGGAAAGGTCTCTTCTACGAATCGAGATTTGCCAAAGATGCAAACGGAAAAATGGTTCCTACGGACTTTGTTCTTAATGTGGATCCATACACTCATGCTAAGATTTTGGTGGTAACAGGTAAAAACTTTGGATGTGGATCATCCAGAGAGCACGCTCCTTGGGCATTGAAAGACTTTGGTATCAGATCCATCATTGCTCCTTCATTTGGTGATATCTTCTACAACAACTCCTTCAAGAATGGTTTGTTGCCAATCAGACTTCCTCAGGAGGTCATCGAGAAAAAGCTTTATCCATTGGCTGTTGCCAAGAAGGAGCTTACTGTGGATCTTCCAAATCAACAAATCAAAGGCCCAGATGGATCTGTTTTGGTTGACAACTTTGACGTCGAAGACTTCAGAAAGCATTGCTTGTTGAATGGTCTCGATGATATTGGAATTACATTACAGAAGGTCAAGTTCATCGACGATTATGAGAAGATTAGAAAGAGTAAGTTCTCATTCTTGGAGGGTGGCTCTAAGAGATTAATTTCTCCGGTTGGGGAGGTCAACAAGTCGATACATGGGGCTAAAGAATCTGAATGGTGa